A single region of the Solwaraspora sp. WMMD406 genome encodes:
- a CDS encoding YajQ family cyclic di-GMP-binding protein translates to MAANPSFDIVSKVDRQEIDNALRQTEKELSTRFDFRGTGAEIAWAGEEAVTLQAETEERVKASLEVFKEKLVKRNISLKSLDAGDPRASGKTYKIDCKVIQGIESDKAKAISKKIRDEGPKGVQAQIQGDQLRVTGKKRDDLQAVIALLKQEDFGIALQFTNYR, encoded by the coding sequence ATGGCAGCGAACCCGTCGTTCGACATCGTCAGCAAGGTCGACCGGCAGGAGATCGACAACGCCCTCCGGCAGACCGAGAAGGAGCTTTCGACCCGTTTCGACTTCCGGGGCACCGGCGCCGAGATCGCCTGGGCCGGCGAGGAGGCCGTCACCCTGCAAGCGGAGACCGAGGAGCGGGTCAAGGCCAGCCTGGAGGTCTTCAAGGAAAAGCTGGTCAAGCGGAACATCTCGCTCAAATCGCTCGACGCTGGCGACCCCCGCGCCTCCGGCAAGACCTACAAGATCGACTGCAAGGTCATCCAGGGCATCGAGTCGGACAAAGCCAAGGCGATCAGCAAGAAGATCCGCGACGAGGGACCCAAGGGCGTCCAGGCCCAGATCCAGGGCGATCAGCTCCGGGTGACCGGCAAGAAGCGCGACGACCTGCAGGCCGTGATCGCCCTGCTCAAGCAGGAGGACTTCGGGATCGCGCTGCAGTTCACCAACTACCGCTGA